In the genome of Chryseobacterium arthrosphaerae, one region contains:
- a CDS encoding DEAD/DEAH box helicase, translating into MNFTDLNLIEPIAKAIQEQGYTTPTPIQERSIPDILEGRDFLGCAQTGTGKTAAFSIPILQNLSKNKTPNRHIKALILTPTRELAIQIEENINAYGKYLPLKQLVIFGGVKQGNQEAALKKGVDILVATPGRLLDFIAQGIISLKNLEIFVLDEADRMLDMGFVHDVKRIIKLLPQKRQTLFFSATMPGEIQKLANSILNNPVKVEVTPVSSTADTIKQSVYFVERENKLNLLSHILKNDIADSVLVFSRTKHGADKIARKLQKDNISAEAIHGNKSQNARQNALNNFKSGKTRILVATDIAARGIDIDELKFVINFELSDVSETYVHRIGRTGRAGAEGTSISFVDGLDLLNLKNTEKLIGKKIPVIKDHPFHTDDLVAQKRDSNNKPVPSGGPEKPKASNGNGSRSNNNRKKPSSPTASVGYKKPKNKNFTRKK; encoded by the coding sequence TAAACTTAATAGAACCTATTGCAAAAGCAATCCAGGAACAGGGATACACGACTCCCACCCCTATTCAGGAAAGATCTATTCCTGATATCTTAGAAGGCAGAGACTTTTTAGGTTGTGCCCAAACCGGAACAGGAAAAACGGCTGCTTTTTCTATCCCCATTTTACAGAACTTATCTAAAAATAAAACTCCAAACCGTCATATTAAAGCATTAATTCTTACTCCTACACGGGAGCTGGCGATCCAGATTGAAGAAAACATTAATGCTTACGGTAAATACCTACCGTTGAAACAACTTGTTATTTTCGGAGGGGTAAAACAGGGAAACCAGGAAGCCGCTTTGAAAAAAGGGGTTGATATTCTGGTAGCCACACCGGGAAGACTTCTTGATTTTATTGCCCAGGGTATTATCAGCCTGAAGAACCTTGAGATCTTTGTATTGGATGAAGCAGACAGAATGCTTGATATGGGATTTGTACATGATGTGAAAAGAATCATTAAGCTTTTACCCCAGAAAAGGCAGACTTTATTTTTCTCGGCAACAATGCCCGGTGAAATCCAGAAGCTGGCCAATTCTATCCTGAACAATCCTGTAAAAGTAGAAGTGACACCGGTTTCTTCTACCGCAGATACGATCAAACAATCCGTATATTTTGTAGAAAGAGAAAATAAACTGAATCTGTTATCCCATATTCTGAAAAATGATATTGCAGACTCGGTACTGGTATTCTCAAGAACAAAACACGGGGCTGATAAAATTGCCAGAAAGCTTCAGAAAGATAATATCTCTGCTGAGGCTATTCACGGTAATAAATCCCAGAATGCAAGACAGAATGCCCTGAATAACTTCAAATCAGGAAAAACAAGGATTCTGGTGGCTACAGATATTGCAGCAAGAGGAATTGATATTGATGAATTGAAATTCGTGATCAATTTTGAATTATCTGATGTTTCCGAAACCTATGTACACCGTATCGGAAGAACGGGAAGAGCGGGGGCTGAAGGTACATCGATCTCTTTTGTAGACGGACTGGATCTTTTAAACCTGAAAAACACGGAAAAGCTGATCGGGAAGAAAATTCCTGTGATCAAAGATCATCCGTTCCATACTGATGACCTGGTAGCACAGAAAAGGGATTCCAACAATAAGCCCGTTCCTTCAGGAGGTCCGGAAAAGCCCAAAGCATCCAACGGGAATGGTTCAAGGTCAAATAATAACCGTAAAAAGCCATCCTCTCCTACCGCTTCTGTGGGATATAAAAAACCTAAGAACAAGAATTTCACAAGAAAAAAATAA
- a CDS encoding DUF47 domain-containing protein, whose amino-acid sequence MGIGNIFHAFQPKDKIFFVLFEKVTENLVAMSEEFNAGIKDFDLNDDSMLKKMSDFEHKNDELTHEIFVELGKNFITPFDREDIHTLATGLDDIADYIYASTKYIFLYKSPEMKAYSDFSLLIHKACLEIQNAMKNLKGFKNMEQVKEACIKVNSIENIADDLLSNSMVELFETNDAINIIKVSSVLNYLEIVTDKAEDVANTIENIMIKYA is encoded by the coding sequence ATGGGAATTGGTAATATTTTCCACGCTTTTCAACCAAAAGATAAAATCTTCTTTGTACTTTTTGAAAAAGTAACTGAAAATCTAGTTGCAATGTCAGAAGAATTCAACGCAGGAATCAAGGATTTCGATCTTAACGACGATTCAATGTTGAAAAAAATGAGTGATTTTGAACACAAAAATGATGAACTTACTCACGAAATCTTCGTAGAGCTTGGAAAAAACTTCATTACACCTTTCGATCGTGAAGATATTCACACCCTAGCAACAGGATTAGATGATATCGCCGATTATATCTACGCTTCTACAAAATATATTTTCCTATACAAATCACCGGAGATGAAGGCGTACTCAGACTTCTCTTTACTGATCCACAAAGCATGTCTTGAGATTCAGAATGCCATGAAGAACCTTAAAGGTTTCAAAAACATGGAGCAGGTGAAAGAAGCTTGTATCAAGGTAAACTCTATTGAAAATATTGCAGACGACTTACTGTCCAACTCAATGGTAGAATTATTTGAAACAAATGATGCCATCAATATCATTAAGGTTTCATCTGTATTGAACTATCTTGAAATAGTAACAGACAAAGCAGAAGATGTTGCCAACACGATTGAGAACATCATGATTAAATACGCCTAA
- a CDS encoding DUF4269 domain-containing protein, translating into MIDFTKIDYLKHGNEKQKRAYEVLTRYSVFEKLNRYSPLLAGTIPIEIDIEGSDLDIICEVDPTFENDFLNEVKESGIIPAGAELKIENSIINGEKCIILNFMLDEFPVEIFGQNKPVKEQNAYRHMIAEYRILKEKGENFKQKITELKKQGIKTEPAFGILLELENPYEDLLK; encoded by the coding sequence ATGATTGATTTTACAAAGATTGACTATTTAAAGCATGGAAATGAAAAACAGAAAAGAGCTTATGAAGTTCTTACCAGATACAGCGTTTTTGAGAAATTAAACCGTTACTCTCCTTTGCTGGCCGGAACAATCCCTATTGAAATTGATATTGAAGGCAGTGATCTGGATATCATTTGTGAAGTGGATCCCACCTTTGAAAATGATTTTCTGAATGAAGTAAAGGAAAGCGGAATAATACCGGCCGGCGCAGAACTGAAGATAGAAAACAGCATCATCAACGGAGAAAAATGTATCATTCTGAACTTTATGCTGGATGAATTTCCCGTTGAAATTTTCGGACAGAATAAACCGGTGAAAGAACAGAATGCTTACAGACATATGATTGCTGAATACAGGATATTGAAAGAGAAAGGAGAAAATTTTAAACAAAAAATTACAGAACTGAAAAAACAGGGCATCAAAACGGAGCCGGCTTTCGGAATATTGCTGGAGCTTGAAAACCCTTATGAAGATCTGTTAAAATGA
- a CDS encoding GSCFA domain-containing protein — MKFRTEVDIPASEKKIEIEDKIFSIGSCFASEMTDLLENGQLQTLSNPFGTIFNPFSINNAVQRLHDSAFYQEEELITYNEEYISLDHHTSFDTRYIHQTLDKINKSIEEGNAFLQEADWIIITYGSSFIYEFLPKKKLVANCHKIPQKFFEKRLLSHQELTGSIYNTILELKDICKEGVQILFTVSPVRHTKDGMVENQLSKSKLITAIHESISMFEDCHYLPVYEILMDDLRDYRFYKEDMIHPSTQAVNYIFDKFGNAYFSGETQNFIKENFKIIKALEHKTSDKKDPKFIEFREKLDQRIENQRKKVKHKIF, encoded by the coding sequence ATGAAATTCAGAACCGAAGTTGACATTCCCGCATCAGAAAAGAAAATAGAGATTGAAGATAAAATATTTTCAATAGGCTCCTGTTTTGCCTCTGAGATGACGGATTTACTTGAAAACGGTCAGCTGCAGACCCTCAGTAATCCTTTTGGAACCATCTTTAATCCATTTTCTATCAATAATGCGGTACAAAGACTTCACGATTCGGCATTCTATCAGGAAGAAGAGCTTATTACCTACAATGAGGAATACATCTCTTTAGACCATCATACAAGCTTTGATACCCGGTATATTCATCAGACTTTAGATAAGATCAACAAATCCATTGAAGAAGGAAATGCCTTTCTTCAGGAAGCAGACTGGATTATTATCACCTATGGATCCTCATTCATCTATGAATTTCTTCCGAAGAAAAAGCTGGTGGCCAACTGTCACAAAATTCCGCAGAAGTTTTTTGAGAAAAGATTGCTCTCTCATCAGGAACTTACAGGCTCTATTTATAATACCATCCTTGAGCTTAAAGATATCTGTAAAGAAGGAGTGCAGATCCTGTTCACAGTATCTCCTGTAAGGCATACCAAGGACGGAATGGTAGAGAACCAGCTGAGTAAATCCAAACTGATTACAGCGATTCACGAATCGATTTCAATGTTTGAAGACTGCCACTACCTTCCCGTTTATGAGATTTTAATGGATGACCTTCGGGATTACCGGTTTTATAAAGAAGATATGATTCATCCAAGCACGCAGGCGGTTAATTATATTTTTGACAAATTTGGAAACGCTTATTTCTCCGGCGAAACTCAAAATTTTATCAAAGAAAACTTTAAGATCATCAAAGCTTTGGAGCATAAGACCAGTGATAAAAAAGACCCGAAGTTTATTGAATTCAGAGAAAAGCTTGATCAGAGAATTGAAAACCAGCGCAAAAAGGTAAAGCATAAAATATTTTAA
- a CDS encoding TatD family hydrolase yields the protein MIDTHTHLYAEEFDEDRKEAIQRALDKGINEFYLPAIDSESHEKMLQLEAEYPGQIFSMMGLHPCYVKPESWEKELEIVKNYLDQRHFPAIGEIGIDLYWDKTTLDIQVKAFEQQIDWAIEKDLPIVIHTRESFDETFEVLERKKHPKLRGIFHCFSGNLEQAKHAIDLNFILGIGGVVTFKNGKIDQFLNEIPLDKIVLETDSPYLAPVPHRGKRNESSYLDLVAGKLVDIYGKDFSEIDRITTGNARNLFKTE from the coding sequence ATGATTGATACACATACCCATTTATACGCAGAAGAATTTGATGAAGACAGAAAAGAAGCCATTCAGAGAGCTTTAGATAAGGGAATTAATGAATTTTATCTTCCTGCAATAGACTCCGAATCCCATGAAAAGATGCTGCAACTGGAAGCTGAATATCCGGGACAGATTTTTTCCATGATGGGGCTGCATCCCTGTTATGTAAAACCGGAATCTTGGGAGAAAGAACTGGAGATCGTTAAAAATTACCTTGATCAGAGACATTTTCCGGCAATAGGAGAGATAGGTATTGATCTGTATTGGGATAAAACGACCTTAGATATTCAGGTGAAAGCCTTTGAGCAGCAGATTGACTGGGCGATTGAAAAAGACCTTCCGATCGTTATCCATACAAGAGAAAGCTTCGATGAAACGTTCGAGGTGCTGGAAAGGAAAAAACATCCTAAATTGAGAGGAATCTTCCACTGCTTTTCCGGGAATCTTGAGCAGGCAAAGCATGCTATTGACCTTAATTTCATTTTAGGGATCGGTGGAGTAGTGACCTTTAAAAACGGGAAAATTGATCAGTTTCTGAATGAAATTCCTTTAGATAAAATTGTTTTGGAAACAGACTCCCCTTATCTGGCACCCGTACCGCACAGAGGAAAAAGAAATGAAAGCTCATACCTTGATCTGGTAGCCGGAAAACTGGTAGATATCTATGGTAAAGACTTTTCAGAAATAGACAGGATTACTACCGGAAATGCCCGGAACCTATTTAAAACCGAATAA
- a CDS encoding inorganic phosphate transporter, which produces MEFPILLIVIIALALIFDYINGFHDAANSIATIVSTKVLTPFQAVLWAALWNFAAFFIAAYIIGEFKIGNTIAKTVNENFITLEVIFSGLVAAIAWNLLTWWFGIPSSSSHTLIGGFLGAALMHAFMMDYHDVAAAQPALGTWGTIKEAFSQVTHQSVVKFDKVIPIFLFIFMAPVIGMIISIIITLIIVHLYKKSNPHKADQSFKRLQLASSALFSLGHGLNDAQKVMGIIGAALIYYHVEMLHDPVYLNIPAAGRFDYFAEHYLWVPLVSFLAIGLGTMSGGWKIIKTMGTKITKVTSLEGVSAETAGAITLFITDHFGIPVSTTHTITGSIIGVGLTKRISAVRWGITVSLLWAWVLTIPISAIVAGITYLVVTFLF; this is translated from the coding sequence ATGGAATTTCCGATTTTACTTATAGTTATTATTGCGTTGGCCCTGATCTTCGATTATATCAATGGTTTCCATGATGCTGCCAATTCAATTGCAACTATAGTTTCGACAAAAGTTTTAACTCCATTCCAGGCTGTACTTTGGGCGGCGCTCTGGAACTTCGCAGCCTTCTTCATCGCTGCGTATATTATTGGAGAATTCAAAATTGGTAATACAATTGCCAAAACGGTAAACGAGAATTTTATCACCCTTGAAGTTATATTTTCCGGTCTTGTGGCCGCTATCGCCTGGAACCTGCTTACATGGTGGTTCGGGATTCCTTCCTCATCATCGCATACACTGATCGGAGGTTTCTTGGGGGCAGCTCTTATGCACGCTTTCATGATGGATTATCATGATGTGGCAGCAGCACAGCCCGCTCTTGGGACATGGGGAACCATTAAGGAAGCTTTCAGCCAGGTAACCCACCAGAGCGTTGTAAAGTTTGATAAAGTAATTCCTATTTTCCTGTTCATTTTCATGGCACCGGTCATAGGGATGATCATCTCGATTATCATTACGTTAATTATTGTTCACCTTTATAAAAAATCAAATCCTCACAAGGCAGATCAGTCTTTCAAAAGGCTGCAGCTTGCTTCTTCAGCTTTGTTCAGTTTAGGACACGGGCTTAATGATGCACAGAAGGTAATGGGGATCATTGGAGCTGCATTGATCTACTATCATGTGGAAATGCTTCATGATCCTGTATATCTGAATATTCCTGCAGCAGGACGTTTTGATTATTTTGCAGAACATTATCTTTGGGTTCCTCTGGTTTCGTTCCTTGCGATCGGTTTAGGTACGATGAGTGGTGGTTGGAAGATCATCAAAACAATGGGTACCAAAATTACGAAAGTGACCTCATTGGAAGGAGTAAGTGCAGAAACTGCAGGTGCTATTACCTTATTCATTACTGACCACTTTGGTATTCCTGTATCTACTACACACACGATCACAGGTTCCATCATCGGGGTAGGGTTAACGAAAAGAATTTCAGCCGTAAGATGGGGAATCACCGTAAGCTTACTTTGGGCTTGGGTTCTGACCATTCCAATCTCTGCGATAGTAGCCGGAATTACCTATCTTGTGGTAACCTTCCTTTTTTAA
- a CDS encoding DUF2461 domain-containing protein, giving the protein MSASISSKTFDFLKKLNKNNNREWFNENKDLYTESQQNVISFLDELIREMSGFDEELGKIDGKKSLFRIYRDTRFSKDKSPYKTNFGASLGMGKGSQKGGYYLHMEPGKSFLAGGIYMPESSVLKDVRKEISLYGDDFLKIINNKDFKKHFPELDQDDKLKKVPQGFEKEDPMAEYLKLKNFIVVYSLKDEEVLDKNAAKNMTKIFKLMKPFNDFLNTPFQ; this is encoded by the coding sequence ATGTCTGCAAGTATTTCTTCCAAAACCTTTGATTTTTTGAAAAAATTAAATAAAAACAATAACCGTGAATGGTTCAATGAAAATAAAGATCTTTATACGGAATCACAGCAGAATGTGATTTCATTTCTGGATGAACTGATCAGGGAGATGTCCGGTTTTGATGAAGAACTTGGTAAAATAGACGGTAAAAAATCTTTATTCAGAATTTATCGTGATACAAGATTCTCAAAAGATAAATCGCCTTATAAAACCAACTTCGGAGCTTCTTTGGGAATGGGAAAAGGCAGTCAGAAAGGAGGTTATTATCTTCATATGGAACCCGGAAAATCTTTTCTTGCCGGCGGAATCTATATGCCTGAATCTTCTGTTTTGAAAGATGTACGTAAAGAAATCTCTTTGTATGGAGATGACTTTCTTAAAATAATCAACAACAAAGATTTCAAGAAGCATTTTCCAGAGCTTGACCAGGATGATAAACTCAAAAAAGTACCCCAGGGATTTGAAAAAGAAGATCCAATGGCGGAATATTTAAAGCTTAAAAACTTTATTGTAGTCTATTCCCTGAAAGATGAAGAGGTTCTGGATAAAAATGCAGCGAAGAATATGACAAAGATTTTTAAACTGATGAAACCTTTCAATGATTTTTTGAATACGCCGTTTCAGTAA
- a CDS encoding DEAD/DEAH box helicase: MNLFTETNLSPDILKAIGELGYESPTEIQKQTIPFILSDIRDLIALAQTGTGKTAAFSLPILDMIDDTSRKIQLLVLCPTRELCLQISKDIKNYSKYMKDIKTTAVYGGSSIVEQMRSLKDKPQIIVGTPGRVIDLINRKALDFSAIHWLVLDEADEMLSMGFKDELETILSETPETKQTFLFSATMNKEVERISKNYLTKPHRISVGSINEVKKNITHEYYVVGYRQKKEALKRLIDANPNQYSIIFCRTRMETQEVADFLMQNGYAADALHGDLSQAQRDTVMKKFRLKNIDILVATDVAARGLDVNSLTHVIHFSLPDDPEVFVHRSGRTGRAGKDGISMALIKPEESRKLKQIKSATKIEIHERFIPTGDDIIKAQVGGVFEKLLTEHEDLFEFDDSLIPDLSNFTKEELVHQLLQFQLKDLALYYKDKHDLAEQKLSSRDDDYSRRDRGRDRDRDRGRDRDRGRDRDRGGKPRRKDENMVRFFFNLGKKDHLKKLDVLDIINKATSGGKSKKRAEIGDIEILEKFSFFEVEKSFKDNVLSNIQSMKFKGKDMRAEVAN, translated from the coding sequence ATGAATTTATTTACGGAAACCAATTTAAGTCCTGATATCCTTAAGGCAATTGGCGAACTGGGTTACGAAAGCCCAACAGAAATCCAAAAACAGACTATCCCTTTTATTCTTTCAGATATTCGCGACTTGATCGCACTTGCGCAGACAGGGACAGGCAAAACAGCAGCGTTTTCGCTTCCGATTTTGGATATGATTGACGATACGAGTCGCAAAATCCAATTATTGGTGCTTTGTCCGACACGGGAATTATGTCTTCAGATTTCGAAGGACATAAAGAATTACTCTAAGTACATGAAAGACATCAAAACTACTGCGGTTTATGGTGGAAGTAGTATTGTAGAGCAGATGAGATCTTTGAAGGATAAACCGCAAATCATTGTGGGAACTCCGGGAAGAGTAATTGATCTTATCAACAGAAAAGCATTAGACTTTTCTGCCATTCATTGGTTGGTATTAGACGAAGCTGATGAAATGCTTTCTATGGGTTTCAAAGATGAATTGGAAACCATTCTGAGCGAAACTCCGGAAACAAAACAGACTTTCTTATTCTCTGCAACGATGAATAAAGAAGTGGAAAGAATTTCCAAAAATTACCTTACAAAACCACACCGTATTTCTGTAGGTTCTATCAACGAAGTGAAGAAGAACATTACCCACGAATACTATGTAGTAGGGTACCGTCAGAAAAAAGAAGCATTGAAAAGACTGATCGATGCAAACCCTAACCAGTATTCCATTATCTTCTGCAGAACGAGAATGGAAACTCAGGAGGTTGCCGATTTCTTGATGCAGAACGGATATGCAGCTGATGCTCTTCACGGTGATCTTTCTCAGGCGCAGAGAGATACGGTAATGAAGAAATTCAGATTGAAGAACATCGATATTCTTGTAGCGACAGACGTGGCAGCAAGAGGATTGGATGTAAACTCACTGACGCACGTTATTCACTTCTCTTTACCGGATGATCCTGAAGTATTCGTTCACAGAAGCGGAAGAACAGGTAGAGCCGGAAAAGACGGTATTTCTATGGCTTTAATCAAGCCAGAAGAAAGCAGAAAACTGAAACAGATCAAATCTGCAACAAAAATTGAAATCCACGAAAGATTTATTCCTACAGGTGATGATATTATCAAAGCTCAGGTAGGAGGTGTATTCGAAAAATTATTGACGGAGCACGAAGATCTTTTCGAATTTGATGATAGCTTAATCCCGGATCTTAGCAACTTTACCAAAGAAGAACTGGTACACCAGTTACTGCAGTTCCAGCTGAAAGACCTTGCTTTATATTACAAAGACAAGCATGATCTTGCTGAGCAGAAATTAAGCAGCAGGGATGACGATTACTCAAGAAGAGACCGTGGGCGTGACAGAGACAGAGATAGAGGTCGTGACAGGGATCGTGGAAGAGACAGGGACCGTGGTGGAAAACCAAGAAGAAAAGATGAGAATATGGTAAGATTCTTCTTCAATCTTGGTAAAAAAGACCATCTGAAGAAACTTGATGTTCTGGATATTATCAATAAAGCTACTTCTGGCGGAAAAAGCAAGAAAAGAGCTGAAATAGGAGATATTGAGATCTTGGAGAAATTCTCTTTCTTCGAAGTTGAAAAATCGTTCAAAGACAATGTCCTGAGCAATATTCAATCGATGAAATTCAAAGGAAAAGATATGAGAGCTGAAGTAGCGAATTAA
- a CDS encoding FkbM family methyltransferase, producing MSLYQKIAEKLQYISPNFYKKRYFKNLNNLNKNNFSERNVEPELVWIKEYLPKNAVILDIGANVGTFLYQLEDKLDHEHIYGFEPNKKLYRRLKRLFPSMRILPLALSDENMMAEFKVPVINGKTIASRGTLNTSYKEKGEEKSYTEQVKVIKLDEWAALEHFNRLDFIKIDVEGNEIKTLSGARETIRQFHPTLMVEMEQRHHQTPIWTEISEVESWGYNAKYLNRNSFTLESLTEEIILQNTNDEKNKTQYINNIIFIPKNI from the coding sequence ATGTCTTTATACCAAAAAATTGCAGAAAAACTACAATATATAAGTCCGAATTTCTACAAAAAAAGATACTTTAAGAACTTAAACAATCTTAATAAAAATAATTTTTCGGAACGCAATGTAGAACCGGAACTGGTATGGATCAAAGAATACCTTCCTAAAAATGCTGTAATACTGGACATTGGTGCGAATGTAGGAACCTTCCTCTATCAGCTGGAAGATAAATTGGATCATGAACATATTTATGGTTTTGAACCCAATAAAAAACTGTACAGACGGTTGAAAAGACTGTTTCCCTCCATGCGCATTCTTCCTCTTGCCCTTTCTGACGAAAATATGATGGCGGAATTTAAAGTTCCGGTAATCAACGGAAAAACAATTGCTTCCCGCGGGACTTTAAATACTTCTTACAAAGAAAAAGGAGAAGAAAAAAGCTATACGGAACAGGTAAAAGTGATCAAGCTCGATGAATGGGCTGCCCTCGAACATTTCAACAGGCTGGATTTCATCAAAATAGACGTTGAAGGAAATGAAATAAAAACCCTTTCCGGAGCCAGAGAAACCATCAGACAGTTCCACCCTACCTTAATGGTTGAAATGGAACAGAGACACCACCAAACACCTATATGGACAGAAATTTCCGAAGTGGAAAGCTGGGGATATAACGCCAAGTACCTCAACCGGAACAGCTTTACGCTGGAATCTCTTACAGAAGAAATTATATTGCAAAATACAAACGACGAAAAAAATAAAACTCAGTACATCAACAATATTATTTTTATACCTAAAAACATTTAA
- a CDS encoding polyprenyl synthetase family protein yields MEFLDRYQQIVADAITKYTFKDKPSELYDPMNYIISHGGKRLRPIMVLMACDLFGGDLKQAIKPALAIEFFHNFTLIHDDIMDEAPLRRNKPTIHTLHGINVGILSGDGLMLKAYKFFEDLEPEIFKACIRIFTHTGLLLCEGQQYDINFETQKDVTFDDYIRMITYKTGVLSASSFEIGALIARADFKDAKAIFNFGKHIGIAFQIMDDYLDVFGDQAQFGKKHAGDIYENKKTVLYLLAREHATEEERKELDYWYSKKTDNVDKIYGVEKIFRRTKVDEKALRLIEKHNEIGQSYLQKIDVPEEKKKPFIELANYLLRRES; encoded by the coding sequence ATGGAATTTTTAGACAGATATCAGCAGATTGTTGCAGACGCCATTACCAAGTATACTTTCAAAGATAAACCTTCGGAGTTGTATGACCCGATGAATTATATCATTTCCCATGGCGGAAAACGTCTTCGCCCTATTATGGTACTGATGGCATGCGATCTGTTTGGAGGAGACCTTAAGCAGGCCATTAAGCCGGCACTGGCTATTGAGTTTTTCCATAATTTCACGCTGATCCATGATGATATTATGGATGAAGCTCCTTTAAGAAGAAACAAACCTACGATACATACGTTACACGGGATCAATGTGGGAATCCTTTCCGGAGACGGGCTGATGCTTAAGGCATATAAATTTTTTGAAGATCTTGAACCTGAAATCTTCAAAGCCTGTATCAGGATTTTTACACACACCGGACTTCTGTTGTGTGAGGGGCAGCAGTATGATATCAATTTTGAAACTCAAAAGGATGTTACTTTTGATGATTATATCAGAATGATTACCTATAAAACGGGAGTTTTAAGCGCCTCTTCGTTTGAGATCGGAGCTTTGATCGCCAGAGCAGACTTTAAAGATGCCAAAGCAATTTTCAATTTTGGAAAACACATCGGAATAGCCTTCCAGATCATGGATGATTATCTTGATGTATTCGGAGATCAGGCACAGTTCGGTAAAAAGCATGCCGGAGACATCTATGAGAATAAAAAAACGGTTCTGTATCTTTTGGCAAGAGAGCACGCCACCGAGGAAGAAAGAAAAGAGCTGGATTACTGGTATTCTAAAAAGACCGATAACGTTGACAAGATCTATGGTGTTGAAAAGATCTTCAGAAGAACAAAGGTGGACGAAAAAGCATTACGTCTGATCGAAAAACACAACGAGATCGGACAAAGCTATCTTCAGAAAATAGACGTTCCTGAAGAAAAGAAAAAACCGTTCATTGAGCTGGCTAATTATTTGTTGAGAAGAGAAAGTTAA